The Dehalococcoidales bacterium genome includes a window with the following:
- a CDS encoding pseudouridine synthase: METQPLLKVLTGAGIGSRRKMSEAIKVGRVTVNGVVITGFNYEVNVEKDKIFVDGKPISAQLQKMIYIMLHKPAGVVSTASDELGRRTVLDLLPKEFRGYRLYPVGRLDKDSTGLILLTNNGELANRLTHPRFENEKEYAVTTNAPMRIAEIRRLEKGIMLEDGMTYPSVIRPLKGGDYSITIHEGRKHQVRRMFEAMGYSVKALKRIRMGSLELGTLAVGKVRELREDEMEALVSL, encoded by the coding sequence ATGGAAACACAACCTTTATTAAAAGTTCTTACCGGCGCGGGGATCGGCTCGCGCCGCAAAATGTCAGAAGCAATCAAAGTCGGGAGAGTCACCGTAAACGGAGTGGTAATTACCGGCTTTAATTATGAGGTTAACGTCGAGAAAGATAAGATTTTTGTTGACGGAAAACCAATATCGGCGCAATTACAGAAAATGATTTACATAATGCTCCACAAGCCGGCCGGAGTTGTTAGTACCGCCAGTGATGAACTGGGGCGGCGGACGGTTCTGGATTTACTGCCCAAAGAATTTAGAGGGTATCGCCTGTATCCGGTTGGCCGGTTAGATAAAGACAGTACGGGCCTCATACTTTTAACCAACAACGGAGAACTGGCAAATCGTTTAACGCACCCGCGCTTTGAAAATGAGAAAGAGTATGCCGTTACCACTAACGCCCCGATGAGGATAGCAGAAATCCGCCGTCTTGAAAAGGGGATTATGCTGGAGGACGGGATGACCTATCCGTCAGTAATAAGGCCGCTTAAAGGCGGGGATTACAGCATTACAATTCACGAGGGCAGGAAACATCAGGTACGGCGTATGTTTGAAGCGATGGGTTATTCCGTTAAGGCGTTAAAGCGGATTCGGATGGGCAGTTTGGAGCTGGGCACTCTGGCGGTGGGCAAGGTTAGGGAATTAAGGGAAGACGAAATGGAAGCGCTGGTTAGCTTGTGA